TGTTCAAGATAACACATGGATTctattaaagacatgctccggtactttggcgactaagtattttttaaacctcccgctttgggctgtATGTAGTTCATACtcatctatgagcagaattacagTTTTACCTCAGCcacaaaatccctagtttgaaagagacttttcTGGAAGATGTGCCATTTCCCCCCATGTGGGCCTGCCCCCTAGCGATTTGAGATTCAGCCcctcgccatttgagtgacaACCAATGAAATTCAGCCCCTCGCCATGTGAGTGACAGCTGGCAAGAATCACACACAGCAATGACATGGTGCACATGTAATTATCACTTTTGGCATGTGGGGCTACTTTCAggactactggctaaaaagtatacaaaattgCCAGAGAATCCCTTTAATGTAGGATTTCATGTGGTTTAGgtaccaggtagcctagtggttagagcgttggaccagtaactgaaaggttgccagatcgaatccctgatctgacaaggtaaaaatctgtctttctgccgtttgaacaaggcagttaacccactgttcctaggctgtcattgaaaataagaatttgttcttgactgacttgcctggttaaaggTAAAAAGTTAGTTGATAATGCAATGTACATTTTAATAAAGACCCAATTCAGGAAAGTTTTCAATTCTGGAATATGTGTTACAGCTTATACTTCATTCCGATCGGCCCTTTTCGGCTATGCACCTCAAAGGTAATATTTCCACGTTCGTAGAGATCGCATTCATGGTAAATGCTGCAGATGGCAGCTCAgttggaaattacctttaaatgtcaaGCACGCCATAATGCGAAACCAGGCCTTAATCTCTCCCACTTCACACCACACTAGAAAAGACTAACGTCACACTGCAATAAGGTCAGCTTTAATGGTTCAGCTTCAGGGAGAAGTTTCAAATATTTGAACAAAAACTGAATAGAAAACAACGACAAGTGACCCATTGGTCAGCCAAGTAGGCCATTTGACAACATGAGAATGTCAAGCAATATCAACAAAACAGCATTCCATACCAATTAGTTTCACATAATTGTTCTTAACAAATGCAAAAATACATGCTCAGCCTTTTCCAGTTGGCTTATAGAATTAAATTCAAATAGTTGGCGTTCGGGGACTTTTTCTTCACATACCAACCTGACTGGACTCATATCCAATAGAAATGTATAGAGATGTCTACTTGGAAACAATTTTGCATGGACATTGacggcttccaccattttaaagtagtcaactgggtgggggaTTCCTATGGGAATGACCAAAGCATGGTCTTCAAATTGGTTTGCCTAGTTGGTAAATGGCGTTAAGCTATATCGCCAAAATAACACACTACGCAATATTTAGTTTAAGACTCCAGCTCTGCAAGTGTCGGTAAATCACCAACATTAGCTTGACACTTTGTTCAAACGGAgatagcatgggcagcgccattatggcacagatacaaagtgGAGACCTCTTTCCATCTCTATGGACTGAGCTTTTCTCTGGGTTGAGAAGAGATGCAGCAGTTCTAGTACTGGTCACCACCATCATCGTTGTTGTAATACTGGTGACGTCCTCTAGGGGCAGTGTTCCTCGCGTTAACGTTGGGCCTCTCCTGGGTGGTGATGAGGTCTATGATGGCTGTGATGACAGCACAGTCTTTGGATTGGCGGTTGCTCCAGTCCACAGGGGCGGGGCTTCGGATCTTCTCTTCCAATAGAGAGTCCAGCTCCTTCTTCAGATTCTACAGAGAGAGGCAGATAAGGAAAACGGtccggtgtgtgtgtttgtttgcgtgtgtgtgtgtgtgttcgtgtaccTTGACGAGGTGAGCGATGCGTCCGTGGGACTGGAAGACGATCCACTCATCCACAGCGATGGTCTCCTGGTCCTGATCCATCTGGATAGTGACGTCACCTCCAAAGAACAGCAGGGAGAACGGAGACACCTCAGTACAGTCGTACAGGAAGATCTGGGGTCAGACATGGATACAGCATTAATACATACAGGAAGATCTGGGGTCAGACATGGACACAGCATTAATACATACAGGAAGATCTGGGGTCAGACAGGGAGATCTGGGGTCAGACATGGACACAGCATTAATACATACAGGAAGatctggggacagacagatacagcATTAATACATACAGGAAGATCTGGATACAGCATTAATACATACAGGAAGATCTGGATACAGCATTAATACATACAGGAAGATCTGGGGTCAGACATGGATACAGCATTAATACATACAGGAAGATCTGGGGTCAGACATGGATACAGCATTAATACATACAGGAAGATCTAGGGTCAGACATGGATACAGCATTAATACATACAGGAAGatctggggacagacagatacagcATTAATACATACAGGAAGATCTGGATACAGCATTAATACATACAGGAAGATCTGGATACAGCATTAATACATACAGGAAGATCTGGGGTCAGACATGGATACAGGATTAACACATACAGGAAGATCTGGGGTCAGACATGGATACAGGATTAACACATACAGGAAGATCTGGGGTCAGACATGGATACAGGATTAACACATACAGGAAGATCTGGGGTCAGACATGGATACAGGATTAACACATACAGGAAGATCTGGGGTCAGACATGGATACAGGATTAACACATACAGGAAGATCTGGGGTCAGACATGGATACAGGATTAACACATACAGGAAGATCTGGGGTCAGACATGGATACAGGATTAACACATACAGGAAGATCTGGGGTCAGACATGGATACAGGATTAACACATACAGGAAGATCTGGGGACAAATGAaatcattttatttgtcacatgcttggtcAATAACAGGTGtaaaccaacagtgaaatgcttactgacgggctcttcccaacaatacagagacaAAGAAAACAAATAGAAAAATGTATAACAAGGAATAAatccacaatgagtaacaataacttggctatatacacatgggGCACCAgtacttggctatatacacatgggGCACCAgtacttggctatatacacacggGGCACCAgtacttggctatatacacacggGGCACCAgtacttggctatatacacacacGGGGCACCAgtacttggctatatacacacggGGCACCAgtacttggctatatacacacggGGCACCagtacatggctatatacacacgaGGCACCAgtacttggttatatacacacaGGGCACCAgtacttggctatatacacacggGGCACCAgtacttggctatatacaccagtactgagtcaatgttcaggtgtatgaggtaataacttggctatatataccagtactgagtcgatgtgcaggtgtatgatgtagatatgtacatataggtagggatagttgaggtagatatgtacatatagatagggatagttgaggtagatatgtacatatagatagggatagttgaggtagatatgtatatataGATAGGGatagttgaggtagatatgtacatatagatagggatagttgaggtagatatgtacatatagatagggatagttgaggtagatatgtacatatagatagggatagttgaggtagatatgtacatatagatagggatagttgaggtagatatgtacatatagatagGGATAGTtgaagtagatatgtacatatagatagggatagttgaggtagatatgtatatataGATAGGGatagttgaggtagatatgtatatataGATAGGGatagttgaggtagatatgtacatatagatagggggtaaagtgactagataacacaatagataaacagtaacagcagtgtatgtgatgggtCAAAATAGTGCAAAGAGGGTAAATGCAGATAGTTCaccaatagctacccagactaactaAGCTCcggtgcagtagcagagagaacagtctatgacttgggtggctggagtctgatcatttttagggccttcctctgacaccgcctggtatataggcCCTGGATGGTAGGgagttcggccccagtgatgtactgggccgtactcactaccctctgtagcaccttgcagtcggatgccaagcagttgccataccaagcggtgatgcagccagtcaagaagcTCTCGATGGTGCTGTCAAAGAAATTCTATAGGAAGAGAGACTGCAGATTCTTTCAAACAACATTTTATTATAAGATTTGCAAAAATGAAGCAATCAACCATCACTAAGAAGAGTCAGATTTGAAAAGCTTAATGAACAGAGCTGTCTTCCACCTCTTGTAGAAACGACATCCTATCTTTGTGACAGTCGTGTGCAGAAACAGGCCCTGGGAACAGAGCTCGTTGGTGTAGACCAAGATAGCTGACATCCACCATTTGTCTGTTCTTCCCTGCACTTCCCACATTGAATTATCCATTGTTATATGTTAGTATTTCTGCTGATACAGGCTTGTCTTGTATGAATCTGAGCGTACGGATTTATGAGCTGCTTGGATGTGACAGCAGTATGTGACCACCTGTGTTTACAATCGGCAGGAATTGCACCAAGTAAAAACAGCATAGTATGTCTAATTAAACAGCATAGTATGTCTAAATAAACAGTATAGTATGTCTAATGAATGGTATGTCTAAACAGTATAATTAGACATACTATACTGTTTAATAAGACATACTATTAATTAGACATACTGTTAAACTGTTAAACAGTTTAGTATGTCTAATTAAACAGCATAGTATGTCTAATTAAACAGCATAGTATGTCTAATTAATAGTATGTCTAATTAAACAGTATAGTATGTCTAATTAATAGTATGTCTAATTAAACAGTATAGTATGTCTAATTAATAGTATGTCTAATTAAACAGTATAGTATGTCTAATTAATAGTATGTCTAATTAAACAGTATAGTATGTCTAATTAATAGTATGTCTAATTAAACAGTATAGTATGTCTAATTAATAGTATGTCTAATTAAACAGTATAGTATGTCTAAATAAACAGCATAGTATGTCTAATTAAACAGTATAGTATGTAATGAATATTACATTTCCACCACAGTGCAGTtggagaaccttttgaggatctcagggccCGCCCCTTGgtcgaccatgattactacaagtttagatagctggccattAGACTAACTTAATCTGAAACATGTTAGCTGACATgactaattgagtgactgacaaaacaagagaaactgctgatgcacaaccatatagccttttatttttttttacttttaccccaatttcgtggtatccaattggtagttactgtCTCATCGcagcaactcccgtacggactcgggagaggcaaaggtcgagagccgtgcgtcccccgaaacacaacTCAACCGAGCcgaactgcttcttgacacaatgccttaacccggaagccagccgcaccaatgtgtcagaggaaacaccgtacacctggcgaccgtgtcaacaTGCATTTCGCCCCGCCGCCACATgagatgggacaagaacattcctgccggccaaacactcccttaacccagatgacgctgggccaattgtgcgccgccccatgggtctcccgggtcgcggccggctgcgacagagcctggactcgaaccaggatctctagtggcacagctagcactacgATGCAATGCCTTGTGCCACGCAGGAGGCACAACCATATttctaaattgcaccttgtgtattctactattctaactcgcaacagtaagttgagatccTGACTGAGTTCCTAAAACACATTTCCACAGCCAGTAACCCATCCCTCCTCTcactgataacattcagtacggcagggtagagagaggacagagaagctGGCATTGACTGTTGTGACTGTTCCTCTACCCTGGTACTGTCTGGGAGCTTGGGTGTGCCAGGGACTTTTGGGAGGGAGTTGAAAGCCACTGGTTTAATCAAATATTAATCACGTCTAAAAATATGACCAGAGTTAACCTTTACCCACCCACTCAGTGAAACGGTCACAAACACTCTGGAACTCACAACCATCCATCCAAGTCCATATCTCTCACCCTCTGGTGTGTGTATCCTACTACATGAATGTATTCCCTATCCCTCACTCTCTGGTGTGAGTATCCTACTACATGAATGTATTACCTATCTCTCACCCTCTGGTGTGTGTATCCTACTACATGAATGTATTACCTATCCCTCACCCTCTGGTGTGAGTATCCTACTACATGAATGTATTCCCTATCTCTCACCCTCTGGTGTGAGTATCCTACTACATGAATGTATTACCTATCCCTCACCCTCTGGTGTGAGTATCCTACTACATGAATGTATTACCTATCCCTCACCCTCTGGTGTGAGTATCCTACTACATGAATGTATTCCCTATCTCTCACCCTCTGGTGTGAGTATCCTACTACATGAATGTATTACCTATCCCTCACCCTCTGGTGTGAGTATCCTACTACATGAATGTATTACCTATCTCTCACCCTCTGGTGTGAGTATCCTACTACATGAATGTATTACCTATCTCTCACCCTCTGGTGTGAGTATCCTACTACATGAATGTATTACCTATCCCTCACCCTCTGGTGTGAGTATCCTACTACATGAATGTATTACCTATCTCTCACCCTCTGGTGTGAGTATCCTACTACATGAATGCATTACCTATCTCTCACCCTCTGGTGTGTGTATCCTACTACATGAATGTATTACCTATCTCTCACCCTCTGGTGTGAGTATCCTACTACATGAATGTATTACCTATCTCTCACCCTCTGGTGTGAGTATCCTACTACATGAATGTATTACCTATCTCTCACCCTCTGGTGTGAGTATCCTACTACATGAATGCATTACCTATCTCTCACCCTCTGGTGTGTGTATCCTACTACATGAATGTATTACCTATCTCTCACCCTCTGGTGTGAGTATCCTACTACATGAATCAGGATGTATTACCTATCTCACCCCCTCTGGTGTGTGTATCCTACTACATGAATCAGGATGTAGTACCTATCTCTCACCCTCTGGTGTGAGTATCCTACTACATGAATGTATTACCTATCTCTCACCCTCTGGTGTGAGTATCCTACTACATGAATGTATTACCTATCTCTCACCCTCTGGTGTGTGTATCCTACTACATGAATGTATTACCTATCCCTCACCCTCTGGTGTGAGTATCCTACTACATGAATGTATTACCTATCTCTCACCCTCTGGTGTGTGTATCCTACTACATGAATGTATTACCTATCCCTCACCCTCTGGTGTGAGTATCCTACTACATGAATGCATTACCTATCTCTCACCCTCTGGTGTGAGTATCCTACTACATGAATGCATTACCTATCCCTCACCCTCTGGTGTGAGTATCCTACTACATGAATCAGGATGTATTACCTATCTCTCACCCTCTGGTGTGAGTATCCTACTACATGAATGTATTACCTATCTCTCACCCTCTGGTGTGAGTATCCTACTACATGAATGCATTACCTATCCCTCACCCTCTGGTGTGAGTATCCTACTACATGAATCAGGATGTATTACCTATCTCTCACCCTCTGGTGTGTGTATCCTACTACATGAATCAGGATGTATTacctatctctcactctctggtGTGTGTATCCTACTACATGAATCAGGATGTATTACCTATCTCTCACCCTCTGGTGTGTGTATCCTACTACATGAATCAGGATGTATTACCTATCCCTCACCCTCTGGTGTGAGTATCCTACTACATGAATGTATTACCTATCTCACCCTCTGGTGTGAGTATCCTACTACATGAATGTATTACCTATCTCACCCTCTGGTGTGAGTATCCTACTACATGAATGTATTACCTATCTCTCACCCTCTGGTGTGAGTATCCTACTACATGAATGTATTACCTATCCCTCACCCTCTGGTGTGAGTATCCTACTACATGAATGTATTACCTATCTCTCACCCTCTGGTGTGAGTATCCTACTACATGAATGTATTACCTATCTCTCACCCTCTGGTGTGAGGATCCTACTACATGAATCAGGAACATGCATGAATCAAAAGAATCATACTAATTTGCAATAGGAAAAAAAGTACTGACAAACTGTGATTTTCGAGTGAACCATCTCTGTAAGGTTAATTTGTGGCAAATGGTGCAACAttgttgtatgtatgtatgctgtACTGTGTATGTATGCTGTACTGTGTATGCATGCTGTACTGTGTATGCATGCTGTACTGTGTATGCATGCTGTACTATGTATGTATGCTGTACTATGTATGTATGCTGTACTATGTATGTATGCTGTACTATGTATGTATGCTGTACTGTGTATGTATGCTGTACTATGTATGTATGCTGTACTGTGTATGCATGCTGTACTGTGTATGCATGCTGTACTATGTATGTATGCTGTACTGTGTATGCATGCTGTACTGTGTATGCATGCTGTACTATGTATGTATGCTGTACTATGTATGTATGCTGTACTGTGTATGTATGCTGTACTATGTATGTATGCTGTACTGTGTATGCATGCTGTACTGTGTATGCATGCTGTACTATGTATGTATGCTGTACTGTGTATGCATGCTGTACTGTGTATGTATGCTGTACTGTGTATGTATGCTGTACTGTGTATGTATGCTGTACTATGTATGTATGCTGTACTATGTATGTATGCTGTACTGTGTATGTATGCTGTACTATGTATGTATGCTGTACTGTGTATGTATGCTGTACTATGTATGTATGCTGTACTATGTATGTATGCTGTACTATGTATGTATGCTGTACTGTGTATGCATGCTGTACTATGTATGTATGCTGTACTGTGTATGCATGCTGTACTGTGTATGTATGCTGTATGTATTGTAACAGTTTTGTCTTGTGGTTATTGTTTGTtggggtgccaggtaggttgtgCCTACCAGAGAAAATAGATTTCTCCTTTTggtttgggagggaatgagtcccTTCTGGTCCGCCAAGTCCACACCAACACAAAGGACTCATGTAAAAGTCAGTCTGGAAATTCACTTTTCATAAacccttaaaacattggaaatAACTTCAAAACAACTTATTTTGCAGGGGTTGTATTACCAATataaatgatcacacacacacaataatataaCAAACAATGAGCTCTGGTTCCTCCAGAAAAGTCCCGTGCCTCAGGCCTAAAATAGTCCAGCCCAGTAAAAAGTTCAGTGAACTCAAGTGACCTTAATCACGCAATGTTTGTCCGTTCATAAAAGTGTAGCGTAAACCCAGTCTCAATCATACAATCAAAATATCAAAAACTCTTTTAACATACAACCATAAACACTATCAAATCTTAGTTGTCTTCAACTACAACTGACCACAAATCAACACGGTATAAATCACACTCATACAAATGAAATAAGGTCAAAACAACGGAGACCAAATGAGATGTGTCCAAAGGAAGAAATTAGTGGATCCGATCCTGGTTAAACTTAAGACAAGGCTACAAAGCACACTTTTAAATACAACAAAACAAACGGAGTGAAGAAGCTTCGGAACTGAGGGTTGAACACATCCTCATTCGCACCACCATGACAACCCCACTTTTGAgcagctgatgctggctatttaatAGGGCATTAAAGGGGAAACGTCCTATTGGTAAGAGAAGCATTGAGACAGTTCAGACAAATTCAGGGCCGTCATAAACCCCCTCTCCTGGAAAAAGCCAACCATTGCCCTGGAAGGCACATCTTGGTCTGGGAAACCGAGAAAAGTCTTTATCACTTTCCTCTACAAAAATATTCATGACTTTGTGGCGCTCAAGCTCCTCAGCTGAGGGGTAACAGGCCTTACGGCGTGAGACATGGACAACGCGCATATCTTCACCAGTGTCTTCTTTCACCACTCGGTAGTTCAAAGGGCCCATCTGCTCCACAATCCTATATGGTCCTTGCCATTTAGGAGCGAGCTTGGCCAAGAAGAGTTGTTCAGCttttgagtaatgatgagagcgAAGCCACACCCGATCACTAACCTGGAACTGCATGTCTCGTCTCTTTTTATCATAATTTCCCTTCTGCTTGAGTCGGGCCTGGATCATGTTCTTTGAGACAAGAGCTCTCAAGTCGTGGAGATGGACTACCTGGTCATAGCAGGCAGAGTCTGGAGTAACCTGCTGGGGCTGTAGCACCATATCCAAGGGTCCTCGGAGGGGGACGACTTAGGTTCAGCTCTGCAGGGGTGACTCCAGTGGACTCTTGCACAGCAGAATTCAGGGCAAATCGAAACTCGTGGTGCTTGTCCCAGCGTTTGTGCTGGGTCCCTACATATAAAGCAACCATTGTCTTCAAGGTTTGAAGACAATGCCCACACAAAGGAAGGAATGGTCAGTGACCACAGTGAAGTGTCTTCCCTCCAGGTAGTACCTCCACTTTTCCAAATCCCAGACAACTGCAAGGCACTCTTGCTCGGTTGTGGAGTAGTTCTGTTCTGCTCCATTCAATGTCCGACTGGCGGACGCTAGCACTTCTTCAATGCCAAGTCCAGTCTGTTGGACTAGGACAGCACCAAGTACAACATCACTTGCATCAGTGTAAACAACAAAAGGGCAGTCAAAGTTGGGATGACCCAAAATGGGAGGTGTTGACATGGTGTCGTTTCAGGGTTTCAAAGGATGTCTGGAACTCTGCCGTCCATCGGAATTTCACTCCTTTTCGCTTTAATGCGTTGAGTGGTTCTGCCACCTGGGAGAAGTTTAACACAAACCGATGGTACCATCCAGCCATCCCAAGTAACCGTTGAAGGGCCTTGTGGGTGGTTGGCACAGGGAAGTCTTCTACAGCCTTTGTCTTTTCAGGATCCACATGAATGCGTTCAAAAGATACAATATGGCCAAGGAACTTCAGGGAGGTTTGGCAGAAGTTGCTCTTCCTCATGTTGAATGTCAGACCAGCTTCTCTTAGCTTGTCCAACACTGCTTGAAGATCTTGAAAGTGTTGTTCCCTGGTCTGGGAGTAGATAATTATATTGTCCAGGTAGACAAAACAGATCTTCCCTTTGAGCTCAGCTAACGCAATCTCCATCAGTCTTTGGAAAGTGGCAGGTGCATTCTTTAATCCAAAAGGCATCACTTTAAAAGGAAAACAGGCCCTCAGCACAAAAGCAGTCTTGTCCTTGCTTTCCTGGTCCATCTCAACCTGCCAATAGCCACTATTGAGGTCAAGGGTAGTGAACACAACAGCACCAGACAATGACTCCAGGATCTCTTGGATGGTGGGAAGAGGATAGGCATCAGTCTGGGAGACATTGTTGGTCTTCCTATAGTCCACACAAAATCTAAGACCACCAGTCTTTTTGGGGGATGAGGACAATAGGAGCAgtccagggagaggaggaatgttcAATTATATCAACATATCATTAATGAGTCCCT
The sequence above is drawn from the Salvelinus fontinalis isolate EN_2023a chromosome 24, ASM2944872v1, whole genome shotgun sequence genome and encodes:
- the LOC129822423 gene encoding uncharacterized protein LOC129822423, with the protein product MSPLCWCGLGGPEGTHSLPNQKEKSIFSGRHNLPGTPTNNNHKTKLLQYIQHTYTVQHAYTVQHTYIVQHAYTVQHTYIVQHTYIVQHTYIVQHTYTVQHTYIVQHTYTVQHTYIVQHTYIVQHTYTVQHTYTVQHTYTVQHAYTVQHTYIVQHAYTVQHAYTVQHTYIVQHTYTVQHTYIVQHTYIVQHAYTVQHAYTVQHTYIVQHAYTVQHAYTVQHTYIVQHTYTVQHTYIVQHTYIVQHTYIVQHTYIVQHAYTVQHAYTVQHAYTVQHTYTVQHTYIQQCCTICHKLTLQRWFTRKSQFVSTFFPIAN